The window ACTCAAATCTGAACTGCATTCTTGGCCCAAAGTGGCTATAAGATGTATCTTCAGTACAGCTGACATTGAAACAACATTACCACTCTACTTAGTAGAGACATATCAATACAAAAAGGCCACAGAGCAAATATGGCCTTCCTCAGGCAAACATGAGGTCTGTAGAACGTAGCAGGTTAAAAATCAACACAGAAACTACAGGAATTATTCTGGAGAGGCAACACACTACTTGAAGATCTCTATCAACAAGAAATTAAGAGTGAAAATTCTTTACCTCCCAATCCCTCTGACTGTTCTATCAAAGGATTGCTTTAACAGCTtgcaaaaaaatgcaatttcagaAATCTAGGAAATAGAGACTGAAAAGCCCTTTTCCCCTGTTCCCCAGTGATCTCACGTTTCCTTAAGACAAAAGGCAGACTCAGAAGCCAGCACCGTATCCTTTTACTACAAACCACTACCTCATTTCTTTAGCAGAATTAAgagttgcattaaaaaacacgaagctgtaaaatacatttactCTGCCCGGTTTAATTGCACTCATCGTGACACAGGGGTGTGGGCTTTCCTACCTGTAAGAATTATCACCTCTTTTGTGAGTTCCTTTAAATATCAACAGCTCTTAGGTTTCCAAACCGATCTCAGTGGAGAACAACCATTTGTCCGAGATGCTTACTCATCATGCCCTGGCCTAACAGCTGATCAGAATCACCTCAGAGGGATGAAGTCATGAACACAGCAGacagaacttattttactttgAAGATTCACTGACCAGAGATGTTAGCAACAGTCCCAGCCCTCTGCCAAAACCTACTGAATGTCTCACCCTGCCAGAAGATTGCCGGTCTCTAAGTAAAGAGAACTCTTAGAGCAGATTTCAGCCCTACTCTGCACAGCATCAGCACTGCCTTCAGGTTTTGGCAATCAAACCAGTCCACCTGCATGTATGGGAACAGCTCTGCACAGTACCTGAGTGGCATCTTACCCTGAGCTAAATTATCTGCTTCTCAGGGCTCCTTTCTTTTATAAACCAAGAAACTGAAAAGGTCGTCACGAGTTCAGGCAAACCAAATAAGGAGGTAACAAGAGTTAATTTCCTTATGTTGGAATTTGGTAGAAATAGAAAgttaaacaaatgcaaaagagTTACCCACAATATGTCTGAACTTTGTTTATGCTAGCAACTAATTTTTATACCATGAAGTTCGGCACCATTAAATAGGAGGAACGCCAACCACTAACCCAACTTAAAGAAGCTTAAAGATAGGAAAtgaattagggaaaaaaaaaaaaagaaaaaaagtaatagtaTTTTATGTTTCCCGAGAGCTAATACTGAAATTCAGGAGGCAGGGTCTGCTTCAGCAGTTGCTGCAAAGAACATGAAAGACAAAGCAATCAATTCCATGAGTACACCAAATGACAAATCTCTCTTAGATGAATTTGATGGTCACAGATTTCTTAACTACAACAGTTTCAGTTTGGACAAGACAGGCAAGAGAAAGGGAAGTTATCATCACTGCTCAGAATTGAAAGCTGTTCTGCGTACTCATCTCAGCTCCGCTGAAGACGAAGAATGAAGAAGGGTTTCCTAATTCTCATTTCTATCTCATGAGCACCAGTTACTCCGCAAGAAATAGAGGCACGGGGACCACAGACAAGAGAAGTCCTTCTCCCTAAGAATATCTGTCTCCCCAATTAAACGGTTGTCTGGTTCCCACAACAAAGCAGAAGGCTGCTCTCAGAGAGAAGCATTACCAAAAtttatctcttaaaaaaaaagccatttccaCAATTATACCACATGAACCACGCTTGAGAATTCATCACCTGTTCCTCGCGCTCTTCTGCATCCACTTAGATTTGCTTCTTACTTTCAACATTCTTTATAACTACATGGCCACTCTCGTTTCTATTTGCTTCCAATTCTTCTTAATTTTGCTACGCTCAGGTAAACACATGCCGCTATCATCAAATTAATCTACACCGTATTCCTGGAGGAGGGTTTCAACATTTGGTTATTTAGCTCCCTTGTTACAGCTATACCAGGCAAACAAACTGCAAAGAGCTGACAGAGATCTCAGAGATAATAATATACACCTTTAATTAAAACGGAAAGACGTTTAATATAAAAATCATTcttcataaaataaacaatagCTAACAGATTAAATGGGGAAAGCACGCGGGTAGGGTCAGGAAAGTTATTCTTTCCCTACTTGTCCCAAACAACTGATTTATTAAAAAGTCTTTGTAACCGTATTATTTTGCCTGCGTACTCAAAGCCAGTTTTTGTATTTGACTCTGCTGATTTCTCTTTTAATCTCTCCAGTAGCTGAAAGGGACGGCAGCAAGGCTGAAAATTTTTCACGAGGCTTTTTTAGAGCAGACATCCCAGGGAAGGGATGAGAAAAGGCTCATCAGGCTCAGCAGCCAGCAACACCACACTGCATCACACCAAGCTGTGACTCACTGAGAGCGCACACACGCTCCCCAGAGGGATGGCCTGGAGACACCTCTGCAGTACCAATTAGTGTGAAGATCCTTACGCTGTCCGTACACAAATATGCACAATCAGAGTTTACTGCTTGAAATACCGTTTggtgtttggatttttttttttttttgctattgtcattttagttttaaaataatctatCTTCAAGTAGTCAAACACTGGTAAGTCACAGGACAGATGTCTGCACTGGGCCTCTCCTGTCCTACCAATGACCTCCAGTCTGACAGTTTGGGATTATTTACTAACAGGGATTTGGTGCACTGTCCAGTGGGAGAACCGGATTGACTGAAAGACAATTACGGCGGGGATGAGCAGCACAGGCTTCAGGCAAGACGGCAAAGAAAGAATCTGTCAGAGATTTGGATTCCTGTGTTAAATGTCACAAACCTTAATAACACCAAACTAGtccagaaataaaatctaaGCATAATCTCTTACAGCTAACGACAATTAGGCTAAAAGTACGCTATCAGAGCAAAACAGCACgcaaatgagaaaagaaatcagctCGTGTAGTTGCAATCCACCCGTTTTGCTCCTTTGGGTCATGCCATCGAATCAGAGATTGGATCTGGACTTTAAATCACGCCGCACAATCAGCATCAACTCTTCTTTTCATGACGGCAATCTCCCATTAATGTAAGCTGCGTATTTGCAGGCCTGACATTTTGAAGGCCGACATCGATTTGAAAGCACCAGAAATAATGGAATATCGCAGCACGCAACGCGgattttctacccaaaacaaTCACGTGCCGCCGATATTATCTGTCCGTTCCCAGGCTTTCCATGTCGTTACGGTGCATCtcccacgggggggggggggaccgcCCGCTCAGTACCGCAGGTCAAGCCGACGCCAACCAGCCAGCAACACACGGCGGCACGACACGGGGAAGGGGGAAGCGGCAGCATCGCTCGCGCCTGCCCTCGCAGTCGGTGGGCACGAGCCCGTGCCCGGCACTATTGCTCAGCAAATACAACTCGCAGCCCACGCGGCGGATAACCGCAGGCAGCGCTGCGTGCGGGAGCACAGCGCTGCGCCACAGCTCGggccgctccccccccccatccccgccgCCACCTATTTCCCCGCAATGACCCCCGCGCCGGCTCGGCGCCGCCGGCGTCCCCGCAGCCCCGTGTTGTGTCTGCGGCCGGGCCCCGTGTGGCGGCCGGGCACACGCACACAGGGCACACGCACACAGGTGCGGGCAAGGGGCGTCGCACGGGAGCGGGCACACCCCGGCCCAACTTGCAACCCGCGCGCGCGCCCGGGGGGCTCcgtgccccctccccccgcccaaCGCCCGCCTCCCCGCGCGCGCCGGGCCCCCGCCGGCGGTTAcataacccccccccctttcctcctcctcctcttcccgCCGCCGAGGAGCGGGGACGGGGCCCAGGCCGCGGGCCCAGGGAGGGGCTGAGGCTGCgggccccgccgcgccgggcCGCCCGCACGCAGCGCCGGGCGGCCATGGGGCCGCGCCGCGAGGGGAATGGGAggcggccgccgccgctcgcTCACCTTCCGCCGCGTCCCAGACGAGCATTCCCGGGCGCCGCCGCCTCCGCTTGCCCCGCCGGGGCTTCACATCGCGGCTCCCCCCGGCACAGGGCGCACGCAACCGCCTCCTCCCCGCCTCGCTCAGCCTGGCCGCGCTCTCCCcgctctcccttccttccttccttccccctcctccccctctcgGTGTCCCCGGCAGCggcccctcctccccccgccctTCCTGCGAGCGCGTCACGAGAGAGTCTCGCGCCACCAACCGCCGCTCGGTCAACAAGCGGCGCGCGCCGGGCGGGCCGGCTCGCCCCCACCCCGCCCAGCCCGCCGACGAggcgccccctgccggccgGCACCCGGCGCTACGCCACCGCCGAGAAAGGCGCGGGAGCGCCGGCAGCCGAGCACGTgacggcggggcggggcgcgccGCTCCCGCGCCTCTCCGCCTCCCTCCGCCTCCCTCCGCCCGGACGGGCTGCGGGAGCCGCGGGGTTGTGGCGCCCCCTCGCGGCGCTCTGCGGAGAGGACGGGAGGGCAGCCCGCGGTGCAGCCCCGCGCTGTGGCGCAGCGGGAGGGGCGTGGGTTGGGTTGGGCCGGCCCGGCAGCGTTCCGCCAAACCGGCCTCTGCTGGCGCTGGTGGAGATCGGGGTGCCGGTGTGCTCCTGCTGCGTCCTGGCGGCAGAAATCATAGCGTGGCTTAGATCGGAGAGGCCCCAAGGTCATCAAGTTCACCTGTTAGCCCAGCACTGCTAAGTCTACCACTACCCCATGTCCCTAGGCACCACAGCTACACGCCTTTTAAATAGCTCCAAGGACAGgattccaccacttccctgggcagcccatcccaatccttcaccaccctctctgtaaAGTaattcttcctcatatccagcctgaacctcccgtggcacagcttgaggccattccctctcattctatcgctgttacctgggagaaggaGCCGACCCTCAcatcaccacagcctcctttcaggtcatcgtagagagcgataaggtctcccctgagcctcctccagactaaataacCCCCAAAACAAGGCGATTTCCTTGCTGAGCTTTCTATGACTAGCTGGGATATACTTGTGCCGCTCCTGTCAGGCCAGGTGGGCCCTTCTCCAAGCTCTTCCCACGTTACACCTCAGGGGAGAGTGCTGGAGATACTGTGACGTGTGCTGaggagaagctgggaggaaggaaagggcaGTTATGGGGGAAGACACAGGGGATGTGGTGAACCTTGTACAGGAAAGCAGGCATAACTGTGGTGTGGGAACATGGACTCAGCCTCAGGGATGAGGGCATACAGGTCTCTCTGTGTAACAGAAGTCCTTACCTGTAACCTTCCTTCTTCCATCTGCATTGGCAGAACAGAGAAACAGTTGTCCTGtggtgtggaaaaaaaagtattttcatgctCTGCTCTGCGTGAGGGATCCAAGACCTTCATGACTGCATTTTCCCCATAGGTACCTCATCCCGATCGAGGTGTCCAGGTTGGATGAAGGAAAGCTACCTTCAGGTCTACTGAAGTCTGTTGACTATCAGGTATTTTAGCCAGGATGTGGATTCTTCACTttacctatatatatattttttttttttaagaaaaccaCCTTTTTTCATGAAAACGAAAGCCAAAATATTTGGGTTTTCACTTAGAATTTCAATGAAACTCACATTCAAAATGTGCCGGGTAGAAGTGCTAACTGGAGTTATGACCAGCTTTAGCCTCTCAAGTTCTGGAGGTGTTTTGGCTGGCCGTTTTCTCTATAATTCTGCTCAGAAGTTATATTATGTACCCAAAACTATGTTTTTGAAAGATACTTTGCTCAGAAAGGACACATTATTTAAAACGCATCCATTTCAGTGGGCCAGCATTTTCCATCTTTGCCGAGAAAAGCCTCTATCAACGCCAACCCGTCCCAGTCCTGAGCAAACTGTTACATGTGCTGTGTGATTGGCTGCATGCAttactttttccttccagagCTGTTTCTCCAGGGGGCAGTTGAggagcagaaaggcagaaagacaaGTAGAACAGGGATTAATTTAGGCTAGTAAGAACAGCTTTAAAATGGTTAGTCAATGattatactttatttttaaatagaagctGGCATATAAGCAAATTATAAGAGGAACCAACAATTATTTAGAGAGGCATGTGGGGACAACAATTTTGTTGTGTAAAGTAAAGCTGGGATGGGAGTTAGCAGTGAAAAAGACTGAAGGGACCACACAGTACTTTCGAGAAAGATGCATATGATTAGttaaaacaagaagagaaaggaattaaGAAGATAAAAGTATGAAAGTTTAGGTAAAGGGATGAATGTTAATGGTagtgattttcttctgtgtctgaggaagTCCTCGCTGTGCAATGCATCTGCACCAGCAGGCTCCTAaactgacacacacacacatgaagTTATGGTAGCCAGATTTGGAATGGGGTCATATGCTTATTCATTGTGTAAATGTTTACAAGTGCAGCCTGGCTCACGGTGTGCTCACTTCAGTGAAATAATTCTTGTTGCCTTCACCAAGTTTGGAATCATATCTGGGTTTGGGGAGAGAGGCAGTGCATGTGTAGGCCTCTGCTCAGTGGGACTGTGCTCCCAGTTGGAGCATCTCAACGAGGTAAAGCCTTACTGGTAAGCAGCTTTTACATATCAATCTCGCTTTCTGAGTCAAAATCTGTGCCACGGTACCAAAAAAAGTAACTCTGATGTAATTTCAGTCACTTCACCACGAAGGAATTTCAGGTGAAATACAGGAGGCTCTGTGTCGTGCTACTTTGTGGCCTAACAAGGGAGGCACGACCAGCAGTGACTGCGGGTGCTGCGGCCTCTGAAGGCTGTTGTCATAAATACAGAGAACTCAGGGCCTCCGCTTGTCAGGGGAGGCTGTAAAGCACCGGCTGAAGGCCTGTCCTTGTCTTGATACTTCTGCGTGTTCCTTCTGCTCTCATGCATTTCCCAGAGCTACTTGACTGGTTTTGAGCAGCCAtcatacatataaataaaaggGCCAACAGGAACTCCAACTTCCACTTGCTTGACTCTGCTAGAGCCAGGTTGGTCATCCAGTACAAAGGCGGCCCACTGCCCTGAGAGACAGAGGCTAAGCGGCGTGAAGCTGATAACCAAACGCTGCTCCCTGATTTTCCATGGCAGGATGGCTGAAGTTGGAAGGGGAGAGACGCCTCAACTCAGGTTCAGTTTTCAGCAGCAACTGAAGAGATGAGAACGGGGAGGACGCTGAGTTCACCTCTGACCGTCACCTGgcctctctttcccttttaaCGCCAACATGCGGAGCCACGCGATCCAGAGGTCTGAGGGACACAGCGCACCCCCCACTCCCGCTTGCAGAAGCGCTGTCGCACAGCTGCACGCAGCCGGAGGGACGCACCTGGCTCTCCCCGCCACGACACCCAGCGCCGTGCGAGGCGGCCTGACGCAGCAACACCTAACGGGGAGGCGGGAGCACTGCGGAGCGAGCCACAGCCTCCAGCAACCCGGTCACAGCGAGGCCAGGCCGTGCTGCATTGCGGGCCGCGCCCCCAGGCCGGGCCCGCGGGGCGGGCGCAGCCCCGGCGGCGGCACCGCCCCGGGACGAGGCCGCGGCTCCGCAGGGCCGGGCGAGGTGGGGCGGCCCGGCGGCGCGCTGCCCGCTGCTGACACCGTGTGGAGCCGCGCCGGGGCTGCAGCGCGCCCCGTCCTTCCGCGGGTCCCGCCGGCAGCGCTGCCGAAAGCCCCCGGTCCCGCTTCACGGATGGTTAGAGGAAGAGCTCGGCAGCGGTTTCCTACCGTCGAGGTAATTATGAATGACGGAGGCACGTTTCACAACTCCCGCAGTGCTGTAGTAACGCACCCTGCCGTAGTGATGGCCTAAATATTGACTTGTAAAAGCTGCAGGGTTATTGCAGCCGTTTCCCTATTGTTTCACGGTAATCGGTGCAAAGTGCTGTTGTAAAATCTGATCCGCAGCGTTTGG of the Gallus gallus isolate bGalGal1 chromosome 1, bGalGal1.mat.broiler.GRCg7b, whole genome shotgun sequence genome contains:
- the LOC107051965 gene encoding proline-rich protein 36-like; this translates as MRSHAIQRSEGHSAPPTPACRSAVAQLHAAGGTHLALPATTPSAVRGGLTQQHLTGRREHCGASHSLQQPGHSEARPCCIAGRAPRPGPRGGRSPGGGTAPGRGRGSAGPGEVGRPGGALPAADTVWSRAGAAARPVLPRVPPAALPKAPGPASRMVRGRARQRFPTVEYLHMMLKQLTESTATGLVHHGRRPPLEIRQVINRKALTMFSVILGTKQLVFLLRWLTAGIKSDKGLGGCAFYHLKAGPCSLLKPAML